The Pongo abelii isolate AG06213 chromosome 11, NHGRI_mPonAbe1-v2.0_pri, whole genome shotgun sequence genome includes a window with the following:
- the SLC4A3 gene encoding anion exchange protein 3 isoform X1 — MANGVIPPPGGASPLPQVRVPLEEPPLSPDVEEEDDDLGKTLAVSRFGDLISKPPAWDPEKPSRSYSERDFEFHRHTSHHTHHPLSARLPPPHKLRRLPPTSARHTRRKRKKEKTSAPPSEETPPIQEEGGAGVEEEEEEEEEEEGESEAEPVEPPPSGTPQKAKFSIGSDEDDSPGLPGRAAVTKPLPSVGPQTDKSPQHSSSSPSPRAQASRLAGEKSRPWSPSASYDLRERLCPGSALGNSGGPEQQVPTDEAEAQMLGSADLDDMKSHRLEDNPGVRRHLVKKPSRTQGGRGSPSGLAPILRRKKKKKKLDRRPHEVFVELNELMLDRSQEPHWRETARWIKFEEDVEEETERWGKPHVASLSFRSLLELRRTIAHGAALLDLEQTTLPGIAHLVVETMIVSDQIRPEDRASVLRTLLLKHSHPNDDKDSGFFPRNPSSSSMNSVLGNHHPTPSHGPDGAVPTMADDLGEPAPLWPHDPDAKEKPLHMPGGDGHRGKSLKLLEKIPEDAEATVVLVGCVPFLEQPAAAFVRLNEAVLLESVLEVPVPVRFLFVMLGPSHTSTDYHELGRSIATLMSDKLFHEAAYQADDRQDLLSAISEFLDGSIVIPPSEVEGRDLLRSVAAFQRELLRKRREREQTKVEMTTRGGYTAPGKELSLELGGSEATPEDDPLLRTGSVFGGLVRDVRRRYPHYPSDLRDALHSQCVAAVLFIYFAALSPAITFGGLLGEKTEGLMGVSELIVSTAVLGVLFSLLGAQPLLVVGFSGPLLVFEEAFFKFCRAQDLEYLTGRVWVGLWLVVFVLALVAAEGSFLVRYISPFTQEIFAFLISLIFIYETFYKLYKVFTEHPLLPFYPPEGALEGSLDAGLEPNGSALPPTEGPPSPRNQPNTALLSLILMLGTFFIAFFLRKFRNSRFLGGKARRIIGDFGIPISILVMVLVDYSITDTYTQKLTVPTGLSVTSPDKRSWFIPPLGSARPFPPWMMVAAAVPALLVLILIFMETQITALIVSQKARRLLKGSGFHLDLLLIGSLGGLCGLFGLPWLTAATVRSVTHVNALTVMRTAIAPGDKPQIQEVREQRVTGVLIASLVGLSIVMGAVLRRIPLAVLFGIFLYMGVTSLSGIQLSQRLLLILMPAKHHPEQPYVTKVKTWRMHLFTCIQLGCIALLWVVKSTAASLAFPFLLLLTVPLRHCLLPRLFQDRELQALDSEDAEPNFDEDGQDEYNELHMPV; from the exons GTCCGGGTGCCCTTGGAGGAGCCCCCTCTAAGTCCAGACGTGGAGGAGGAGGACGATGACTTGGGCAAGACCTTGGCTGTGAGCAGGTTTGGGGACCTCATCAGCAAGCCCCCGGCCTGGGACCCCGAGAAGCCCAGCCGCAGCTACAGCGAGCGGGACTTTGAGT TTCACCGGCACACATCCCACCACACCCACCACCCGCTCTCAGCGCGCCTGCCTCCACCCCACAAGCTGCGGCGGCTGCCCCCCACCTCTGCCCGGCACaccaggagaaagaggaagaaggagaaaaccTCTGCTCCCCCCTCCGAGGAGACCCCTCCCATCCAGGAGGAGGGGGGAGCCGgagtggaggaggaagaagaggaagaggaggaagaggaaggagaatctgAGGCAGAACCTGTGGAGCCCCCACCCTCAGGGACCCCACAGAAGGCAAAG TTCTCCATTGGAAGTGACGAGGATGACAGTCCAGGCCTCCCCGGGAGGGCTGCTGTCACCAAGCCCCTGCCCTCGGTGGGCCCACAGACTGACAAGAGCCCCCAGCACTCCAGCAG CTCCCCCAGCCCCCGGGCCCAGGCCTCCCGACTCGCTGGGGAGAAAAGCCGGCCCTGGAGCCCATCGGCCAGTTATGACCTGCGGGAGCGACTGTGCCCAGGCAGTGCCCTGGGCAACTCAGGTGGTCCAGAGCAGCAGGTGCCCACAGATGAGGCGGAGGCCCAGATGCTGGGTTCTGCAGACCTGGACGACATGAAGA GTCACCGACTGGAGGACAACCCTGGTGTGCGGCGACACTTAGTGAAAAAGCCATCCCGGACGCAGGGCGGGAGGGGCAGTCCCAGCGGCCTGGCCCCCATCCTTcgcaggaagaagaagaagaaaaagctggACCGGAGGCCTCATGAG GTGTTCGTGGAGCTGAACGAGCTGATGCTGGACCGCAGCCAGGAGCCCCACTGGCGGGAGACGGCCCGCTGGATCAAGTTTGAGGAGGATGTGGAGGAGGAGACGGAGCGCTGGGGGAAGCCACATGTTGCCTCGCTCTCCTTCCGTAGCCTTCTGGAGCTCAGGAGGACCATCGCCCATG GAGCTGCCCTCCTGGACCTGGAGCAAACCACCCTGCCAGGCATTGCACACCTCGTGGTGGAGACCATGATTGTGTCTGACCAGATCCGGCCGGAGGACAGGGCCAGCGTCCTACGTACCCTGCTACTGAAGCACAG CCATCCCAACGATGACAAGGACAGTGGCTTCTTTCCCCGAAACCCATCGAGCTCCAGCATGAACTCGGTTCTGGGGAATCATCACCCAACTCCCAGCCATGGCCCTGATGGGGCGGTGCCTACCATGGCTGATGACCTGGGGGAGCCAGCCCCACTCTGGCCACATGACCCTGACGCCAAGGAG AAGCCCCTCCACATGCCTGGGGGAGATGGTCACCGGGGGAAGAGCCTGAAGCTGCTGGAGAAGATCCCTGAAGATGCTGAGGCCACCGTTGTGCTTGTGG GTTGTGTGCCTTTCTTGGAGCAGCCTGCAGCAGCCTTCGTGCGGCTGAATGAAGCTGTACTCCTGGAGTCTGTGCTTGAGGTCCCTGTCCCGGTCCGCTTCCTCTTCGTGATGCTGGGGCCCAGCCACACCAGCACTGACTATCACGAGCTTGGGCGCTCCATTGCCACCCTTATGTCTGACAAG CTGTTTCATGAGGCTGCCTACCAGGCAGATGACCGGCAAGACCTCCTGAGCGCCATCAGTGAGTTCCTGGATGGCAGCATTGTGATCCCCCCGTCCGAGGTGGAGGGCCGTGACCTGCTGCGCTCCGTGGCTGCTTTCCAGCGAGAGCTGCTTAGGAAGCGGCGAGAGCGTGAACAGACCAAAGTCGAGATGACCACACGGGGTGGCTACACGGCCCCTGGGAAAG AACTGTCTTTGGAGTTGGGGGGCTCTGAGGCGACCCCTGAAGATGACCCCTTGCTGCGGACGGGCTCGGTATTTGGGGGGCTTGTGCGGGATGTGAGGCGCCGGTACCCGCACTACCCCAGTGACCTGCGAGATGCGCTGCACTCCCAGTGTGTGGCCGCTGTGCTCTTCATCTACTTCGCAGCCCTCAGCCCTGCCATCACCTTCGGGGGGCTGCTGG GAGAGAAGACCGAGGGGCTGATGGGCGTGTCCGAGCTGATCGTGTCCACTGCTGTGCTCGGCGTCCTCTTCTCTCTGCTGGGGGCTCAGCCGCTGCTCGTGGTTGGCTTCTCTGGGCCGCTGCTCGTGTTTGAGGAAGCCTTCTTCAAG TTCTGCCGAGCCCAGGACCTGGAGTACCTCACTGGCCGGGTGTGGGTTGGCCTCTGGCTGGTGGTCTTCGTCCTTGCCCTGGTGGCCGCCGAAGGCAGCTTCCTGGTCCGCTACATCTCGCCTTTCACCCAGGAGATCTTTGCCTTTCTCATCTCACTCATTTTCATCTACGAGACGTTCTACAAGCTCTACAAG GTGTTCACAGAGCACCCACTGCTGCCGTTCTACCCCCCTGAGGGGGCCCTGGAGGGGTCCCTGGATGCTGGTCTGGAGCCGAATGGCAGTGCACTGCCCCCCACCGAGGGCCCACCCAGCCCAAGGAACCAGCCCAATACGGCACTGCTGTCACTCATCCTCATGCTCGGGACCTTCTTCATCGCCTTCTTCCTGCGCAAGTTCAGGAATAGCCGCTTCCTGGGGGGCAAG GCTCGTCGCATCATCGGGGACTTTGGCATCCCCATCTCCATCCTGGTGATGGTCCTGGTGGATTACTCCATCACAGACACCTACACGCAG AAGCTGACAGTGCCTACAGGGCTCTCAGTGACCTCTCCCGATAAGCGCTCATGGTTCATCCCACCCCTGGGCAGTGCCCGTCCTTTCCCACCGTGGATGATGGTGGCAGCCGCTGTCCCCGCCCTCCTCGTCCTCATCCTGATCTTCATGGAGACACAGATCACGGC GCTTATCGTCAGCCAGAAGGCGCGGAGGCTGCTCAAGGGCTCCGGTTTCCACCTGGACCTGCTCCTCATTGGCTCCCTGGGGGGGCTCTGTGGGCTGTTTGGGTTGCCCTGGCTCACGGCTGCCACAGTCCGCTCCGTCACCCATGTCAATGCGTTGACAGTGATGCGTACTGCCATCGCGCCTGGTGACAAGCCCCAGATCCAGGAGGTGCGGGAGCAGCGAGTCACTGGTGTGCTCATCGCCAGCCTCGTGG gccTGTCCATCGTCATGGGGGCTGTGCTGCGTCGGATCCCATTGGCTGTGCTCTTTGGGATCTTCCTGTACATGGGGGTCACGTCCCTGTCTGGTATCCAGCTGTCCCAGCGTTTGTTGCTCATCCTCATGCCGGCAAAACACCATCCTGAGCAGCCCTATGTGACCAAG GTGAAGACGTGGCGGATGCATCTGTTCACCTGCATCCAGCTGGGCTGCATCGCACTGCTCTGGGTGGTCAAGTCCACGGCGGCCTCACTCGCCTTTCccttcctgctgctgctcacGGTGCCTCTGAGGCATTGCCTTCTGCCCCGGCTCTTCCAGGACAGGGAGCTGCAGGCG CTGGACTCGGAAGATGCTGAACCAAACTTCGATGAGGATGGCCAGGATGAGTACAATGAGCTGCACATGCCAGTGTGA
- the SLC4A3 gene encoding anion exchange protein 3 (The RefSeq protein has 4 substitutions compared to this genomic sequence) gives MLGSADLDDMKSHRLEDNPGVRRHLVKKPSRTQGGRGSPSGLAPILRRKKKKKKLDRRPHEVFVELNELMLDRSQEPHWRETARWIKFEEDVEEETERWGKPHVASLSFRSLLELRRTIAHGAALLDLEQTTLPGIAHLVVETMIVSDQIRPEDRASVLRTLLLKHSHPNDDKDSGFSPRNPSSSSMNSVLGNHHPTPSHGPDGAVPTMADDLGEPAPLWPHDPDAKEKPLHMPGGDGHRGKSLKLLEKIPEDAEATVVLVGCVPFLEQPAAAFVRLNEAVLLESVLEVPVPVRFLFVMLGPSHTSTDYHELGRSIATLMSDKLFHEAAYQADDRQDLLSAISEFLDGSIVIPPSEVEGRDLLRSVAAFQRELLRKRREREQTKVEMTTRGGYTAPGKELSLELGGSEATPEDDPLLRTGSVFGGLVRDVRRRYPHYPSDLRDALHSQCVAAVLFIYFAALSPAITFGGLLGEKTEGLMGVSELIVSTAVLGVLFSLLGAQPLLVVGFSGPLLVFEEAFFKFCRAQDLEYLTGRVWVGLWLVVFVLALVAAEGSFLVRYISPFTQEIFAFLISLIFIYETFYKLYKVFTEHPLLPFYPPEGALEGSLDAGLEPNGSALPPTEGPPSPRNQPNTALLSLILMLGTFFIAFFLRKFRNSRFLGGKARRIIGDFGIPISILVMVLVDYSITDTYTQKLTVPTGLSVTSPDKRSWFIPPLGSARPFPPWMMVAAAVPALLVLILIFMETQITALIVSQKARRLLKGSGFHLDLLLIGSLRGLCGLFGLPWLTAATVRSVTHVNALTVMRTAIAPGDKPQIQEVREQRVTGVLIASLVGLSIVMGAVLRRIPLAVLFGIFLYMGVTSLSGIQLSQRLWLILMPAKHHPEQPYVTKVKTWRMHLFTCIQLGCIALLWVVKSTAASLAFPFLLLLTVPLRHCFLPRLFQDRELQALDSEDAEPNFDEDGQDEYNELHMPV, from the exons ATGCTGGGTTCTGCAGACCTGGACGACATGAAGA GTCACCGACTGGAGGACAACCCTGGTGTGCGGCGACACTTAGTGAAAAAGCCATCCCGGACGCAGGGCGGGAGGGGCAGTCCCAGCGGCCTGGCCCCCATCCTTcgcaggaagaagaagaagaaaaagctggACCGGAGGCCTCATGAG GTGTTCGTGGAGCTGAACGAGCTGATGCTGGACCGCAGCCAGGAGCCCCACTGGCGGGAGACGGCCCGCTGGATCAAGTTTGAGGAGGATGTGGAGGAGGAGACGGAGCGCTGGGGGAAGCCACATGTTGCCTCGCTCTCCTTCCGTAGCCTTCTGGAGCTCAGGAGGACCATCGCCCATG GAGCTGCCCTCCTGGACCTGGAGCAAACCACCCTGCCAGGCATTGCACACCTCGTGGTGGAGACCATGATTGTGTCTGACCAGATCCGGCCGGAGGACAGGGCCAGCGTCCTACGTACCCTGCTACTGAAGCACAG CCATCCCAACGATGACAAGGACAGTGGCTTCTTTCCCCGAAACCCATCGAGCTCCAGCATGAACTCGGTTCTGGGGAATCATCACCCAACTCCCAGCCATGGCCCTGATGGGGCGGTGCCTACCATGGCTGATGACCTGGGGGAGCCAGCCCCACTCTGGCCACATGACCCTGACGCCAAGGAG AAGCCCCTCCACATGCCTGGGGGAGATGGTCACCGGGGGAAGAGCCTGAAGCTGCTGGAGAAGATCCCTGAAGATGCTGAGGCCACCGTTGTGCTTGTGG GTTGTGTGCCTTTCTTGGAGCAGCCTGCAGCAGCCTTCGTGCGGCTGAATGAAGCTGTACTCCTGGAGTCTGTGCTTGAGGTCCCTGTCCCGGTCCGCTTCCTCTTCGTGATGCTGGGGCCCAGCCACACCAGCACTGACTATCACGAGCTTGGGCGCTCCATTGCCACCCTTATGTCTGACAAG CTGTTTCATGAGGCTGCCTACCAGGCAGATGACCGGCAAGACCTCCTGAGCGCCATCAGTGAGTTCCTGGATGGCAGCATTGTGATCCCCCCGTCCGAGGTGGAGGGCCGTGACCTGCTGCGCTCCGTGGCTGCTTTCCAGCGAGAGCTGCTTAGGAAGCGGCGAGAGCGTGAACAGACCAAAGTCGAGATGACCACACGGGGTGGCTACACGGCCCCTGGGAAAG AACTGTCTTTGGAGTTGGGGGGCTCTGAGGCGACCCCTGAAGATGACCCCTTGCTGCGGACGGGCTCGGTATTTGGGGGGCTTGTGCGGGATGTGAGGCGCCGGTACCCGCACTACCCCAGTGACCTGCGAGATGCGCTGCACTCCCAGTGTGTGGCCGCTGTGCTCTTCATCTACTTCGCAGCCCTCAGCCCTGCCATCACCTTCGGGGGGCTGCTGG GAGAGAAGACCGAGGGGCTGATGGGCGTGTCCGAGCTGATCGTGTCCACTGCTGTGCTCGGCGTCCTCTTCTCTCTGCTGGGGGCTCAGCCGCTGCTCGTGGTTGGCTTCTCTGGGCCGCTGCTCGTGTTTGAGGAAGCCTTCTTCAAG TTCTGCCGAGCCCAGGACCTGGAGTACCTCACTGGCCGGGTGTGGGTTGGCCTCTGGCTGGTGGTCTTCGTCCTTGCCCTGGTGGCCGCCGAAGGCAGCTTCCTGGTCCGCTACATCTCGCCTTTCACCCAGGAGATCTTTGCCTTTCTCATCTCACTCATTTTCATCTACGAGACGTTCTACAAGCTCTACAAG GTGTTCACAGAGCACCCACTGCTGCCGTTCTACCCCCCTGAGGGGGCCCTGGAGGGGTCCCTGGATGCTGGTCTGGAGCCGAATGGCAGTGCACTGCCCCCCACCGAGGGCCCACCCAGCCCAAGGAACCAGCCCAATACGGCACTGCTGTCACTCATCCTCATGCTCGGGACCTTCTTCATCGCCTTCTTCCTGCGCAAGTTCAGGAATAGCCGCTTCCTGGGGGGCAAG GCTCGTCGCATCATCGGGGACTTTGGCATCCCCATCTCCATCCTGGTGATGGTCCTGGTGGATTACTCCATCACAGACACCTACACGCAG AAGCTGACAGTGCCTACAGGGCTCTCAGTGACCTCTCCCGATAAGCGCTCATGGTTCATCCCACCCCTGGGCAGTGCCCGTCCTTTCCCACCGTGGATGATGGTGGCAGCCGCTGTCCCCGCCCTCCTCGTCCTCATCCTGATCTTCATGGAGACACAGATCACGGC GCTTATCGTCAGCCAGAAGGCGCGGAGGCTGCTCAAGGGCTCCGGTTTCCACCTGGACCTGCTCCTCATTGGCTCCCTGGGGGGGCTCTGTGGGCTGTTTGGGTTGCCCTGGCTCACGGCTGCCACAGTCCGCTCCGTCACCCATGTCAATGCGTTGACAGTGATGCGTACTGCCATCGCGCCTGGTGACAAGCCCCAGATCCAGGAGGTGCGGGAGCAGCGAGTCACTGGTGTGCTCATCGCCAGCCTCGTGG gccTGTCCATCGTCATGGGGGCTGTGCTGCGTCGGATCCCATTGGCTGTGCTCTTTGGGATCTTCCTGTACATGGGGGTCACGTCCCTGTCTGGTATCCAGCTGTCCCAGCGTTTGTTGCTCATCCTCATGCCGGCAAAACACCATCCTGAGCAGCCCTATGTGACCAAG GTGAAGACGTGGCGGATGCATCTGTTCACCTGCATCCAGCTGGGCTGCATCGCACTGCTCTGGGTGGTCAAGTCCACGGCGGCCTCACTCGCCTTTCccttcctgctgctgctcacGGTGCCTCTGAGGCATTGCCTTCTGCCCCGGCTCTTCCAGGACAGGGAGCTGCAGGCG CTGGACTCGGAAGATGCTGAACCAAACTTCGATGAGGATGGCCAGGATGAGTACAATGAGCTGCACATGCCAGTGTGA
- the SLC4A3 gene encoding anion exchange protein 3 isoform X2 produces MPCSVILPPPPIACPPARGVHRHTSHHTHHPLSARLPPPHKLRRLPPTSARHTRRKRKKEKTSAPPSEETPPIQEEGGAGVEEEEEEEEEEEGESEAEPVEPPPSGTPQKAKFSIGSDEDDSPGLPGRAAVTKPLPSVGPQTDKSPQHSSSSPSPRAQASRLAGEKSRPWSPSASYDLRERLCPGSALGNSGGPEQQVPTDEAEAQMLGSADLDDMKSHRLEDNPGVRRHLVKKPSRTQGGRGSPSGLAPILRRKKKKKKLDRRPHEVFVELNELMLDRSQEPHWRETARWIKFEEDVEEETERWGKPHVASLSFRSLLELRRTIAHGAALLDLEQTTLPGIAHLVVETMIVSDQIRPEDRASVLRTLLLKHSHPNDDKDSGFFPRNPSSSSMNSVLGNHHPTPSHGPDGAVPTMADDLGEPAPLWPHDPDAKEKPLHMPGGDGHRGKSLKLLEKIPEDAEATVVLVGCVPFLEQPAAAFVRLNEAVLLESVLEVPVPVRFLFVMLGPSHTSTDYHELGRSIATLMSDKLFHEAAYQADDRQDLLSAISEFLDGSIVIPPSEVEGRDLLRSVAAFQRELLRKRREREQTKVEMTTRGGYTAPGKELSLELGGSEATPEDDPLLRTGSVFGGLVRDVRRRYPHYPSDLRDALHSQCVAAVLFIYFAALSPAITFGGLLGEKTEGLMGVSELIVSTAVLGVLFSLLGAQPLLVVGFSGPLLVFEEAFFKFCRAQDLEYLTGRVWVGLWLVVFVLALVAAEGSFLVRYISPFTQEIFAFLISLIFIYETFYKLYKVFTEHPLLPFYPPEGALEGSLDAGLEPNGSALPPTEGPPSPRNQPNTALLSLILMLGTFFIAFFLRKFRNSRFLGGKARRIIGDFGIPISILVMVLVDYSITDTYTQKLTVPTGLSVTSPDKRSWFIPPLGSARPFPPWMMVAAAVPALLVLILIFMETQITALIVSQKARRLLKGSGFHLDLLLIGSLGGLCGLFGLPWLTAATVRSVTHVNALTVMRTAIAPGDKPQIQEVREQRVTGVLIASLVGLSIVMGAVLRRIPLAVLFGIFLYMGVTSLSGIQLSQRLLLILMPAKHHPEQPYVTKVKTWRMHLFTCIQLGCIALLWVVKSTAASLAFPFLLLLTVPLRHCLLPRLFQDRELQALDSEDAEPNFDEDGQDEYNELHMPV; encoded by the exons ATGCCGTGTTCAGTCATCCTGCCTCCCCCACCCATCGCCTGTCCGCCTGCCAGGGGAG TTCACCGGCACACATCCCACCACACCCACCACCCGCTCTCAGCGCGCCTGCCTCCACCCCACAAGCTGCGGCGGCTGCCCCCCACCTCTGCCCGGCACaccaggagaaagaggaagaaggagaaaaccTCTGCTCCCCCCTCCGAGGAGACCCCTCCCATCCAGGAGGAGGGGGGAGCCGgagtggaggaggaagaagaggaagaggaggaagaggaaggagaatctgAGGCAGAACCTGTGGAGCCCCCACCCTCAGGGACCCCACAGAAGGCAAAG TTCTCCATTGGAAGTGACGAGGATGACAGTCCAGGCCTCCCCGGGAGGGCTGCTGTCACCAAGCCCCTGCCCTCGGTGGGCCCACAGACTGACAAGAGCCCCCAGCACTCCAGCAG CTCCCCCAGCCCCCGGGCCCAGGCCTCCCGACTCGCTGGGGAGAAAAGCCGGCCCTGGAGCCCATCGGCCAGTTATGACCTGCGGGAGCGACTGTGCCCAGGCAGTGCCCTGGGCAACTCAGGTGGTCCAGAGCAGCAGGTGCCCACAGATGAGGCGGAGGCCCAGATGCTGGGTTCTGCAGACCTGGACGACATGAAGA GTCACCGACTGGAGGACAACCCTGGTGTGCGGCGACACTTAGTGAAAAAGCCATCCCGGACGCAGGGCGGGAGGGGCAGTCCCAGCGGCCTGGCCCCCATCCTTcgcaggaagaagaagaagaaaaagctggACCGGAGGCCTCATGAG GTGTTCGTGGAGCTGAACGAGCTGATGCTGGACCGCAGCCAGGAGCCCCACTGGCGGGAGACGGCCCGCTGGATCAAGTTTGAGGAGGATGTGGAGGAGGAGACGGAGCGCTGGGGGAAGCCACATGTTGCCTCGCTCTCCTTCCGTAGCCTTCTGGAGCTCAGGAGGACCATCGCCCATG GAGCTGCCCTCCTGGACCTGGAGCAAACCACCCTGCCAGGCATTGCACACCTCGTGGTGGAGACCATGATTGTGTCTGACCAGATCCGGCCGGAGGACAGGGCCAGCGTCCTACGTACCCTGCTACTGAAGCACAG CCATCCCAACGATGACAAGGACAGTGGCTTCTTTCCCCGAAACCCATCGAGCTCCAGCATGAACTCGGTTCTGGGGAATCATCACCCAACTCCCAGCCATGGCCCTGATGGGGCGGTGCCTACCATGGCTGATGACCTGGGGGAGCCAGCCCCACTCTGGCCACATGACCCTGACGCCAAGGAG AAGCCCCTCCACATGCCTGGGGGAGATGGTCACCGGGGGAAGAGCCTGAAGCTGCTGGAGAAGATCCCTGAAGATGCTGAGGCCACCGTTGTGCTTGTGG GTTGTGTGCCTTTCTTGGAGCAGCCTGCAGCAGCCTTCGTGCGGCTGAATGAAGCTGTACTCCTGGAGTCTGTGCTTGAGGTCCCTGTCCCGGTCCGCTTCCTCTTCGTGATGCTGGGGCCCAGCCACACCAGCACTGACTATCACGAGCTTGGGCGCTCCATTGCCACCCTTATGTCTGACAAG CTGTTTCATGAGGCTGCCTACCAGGCAGATGACCGGCAAGACCTCCTGAGCGCCATCAGTGAGTTCCTGGATGGCAGCATTGTGATCCCCCCGTCCGAGGTGGAGGGCCGTGACCTGCTGCGCTCCGTGGCTGCTTTCCAGCGAGAGCTGCTTAGGAAGCGGCGAGAGCGTGAACAGACCAAAGTCGAGATGACCACACGGGGTGGCTACACGGCCCCTGGGAAAG AACTGTCTTTGGAGTTGGGGGGCTCTGAGGCGACCCCTGAAGATGACCCCTTGCTGCGGACGGGCTCGGTATTTGGGGGGCTTGTGCGGGATGTGAGGCGCCGGTACCCGCACTACCCCAGTGACCTGCGAGATGCGCTGCACTCCCAGTGTGTGGCCGCTGTGCTCTTCATCTACTTCGCAGCCCTCAGCCCTGCCATCACCTTCGGGGGGCTGCTGG GAGAGAAGACCGAGGGGCTGATGGGCGTGTCCGAGCTGATCGTGTCCACTGCTGTGCTCGGCGTCCTCTTCTCTCTGCTGGGGGCTCAGCCGCTGCTCGTGGTTGGCTTCTCTGGGCCGCTGCTCGTGTTTGAGGAAGCCTTCTTCAAG TTCTGCCGAGCCCAGGACCTGGAGTACCTCACTGGCCGGGTGTGGGTTGGCCTCTGGCTGGTGGTCTTCGTCCTTGCCCTGGTGGCCGCCGAAGGCAGCTTCCTGGTCCGCTACATCTCGCCTTTCACCCAGGAGATCTTTGCCTTTCTCATCTCACTCATTTTCATCTACGAGACGTTCTACAAGCTCTACAAG GTGTTCACAGAGCACCCACTGCTGCCGTTCTACCCCCCTGAGGGGGCCCTGGAGGGGTCCCTGGATGCTGGTCTGGAGCCGAATGGCAGTGCACTGCCCCCCACCGAGGGCCCACCCAGCCCAAGGAACCAGCCCAATACGGCACTGCTGTCACTCATCCTCATGCTCGGGACCTTCTTCATCGCCTTCTTCCTGCGCAAGTTCAGGAATAGCCGCTTCCTGGGGGGCAAG GCTCGTCGCATCATCGGGGACTTTGGCATCCCCATCTCCATCCTGGTGATGGTCCTGGTGGATTACTCCATCACAGACACCTACACGCAG AAGCTGACAGTGCCTACAGGGCTCTCAGTGACCTCTCCCGATAAGCGCTCATGGTTCATCCCACCCCTGGGCAGTGCCCGTCCTTTCCCACCGTGGATGATGGTGGCAGCCGCTGTCCCCGCCCTCCTCGTCCTCATCCTGATCTTCATGGAGACACAGATCACGGC GCTTATCGTCAGCCAGAAGGCGCGGAGGCTGCTCAAGGGCTCCGGTTTCCACCTGGACCTGCTCCTCATTGGCTCCCTGGGGGGGCTCTGTGGGCTGTTTGGGTTGCCCTGGCTCACGGCTGCCACAGTCCGCTCCGTCACCCATGTCAATGCGTTGACAGTGATGCGTACTGCCATCGCGCCTGGTGACAAGCCCCAGATCCAGGAGGTGCGGGAGCAGCGAGTCACTGGTGTGCTCATCGCCAGCCTCGTGG gccTGTCCATCGTCATGGGGGCTGTGCTGCGTCGGATCCCATTGGCTGTGCTCTTTGGGATCTTCCTGTACATGGGGGTCACGTCCCTGTCTGGTATCCAGCTGTCCCAGCGTTTGTTGCTCATCCTCATGCCGGCAAAACACCATCCTGAGCAGCCCTATGTGACCAAG GTGAAGACGTGGCGGATGCATCTGTTCACCTGCATCCAGCTGGGCTGCATCGCACTGCTCTGGGTGGTCAAGTCCACGGCGGCCTCACTCGCCTTTCccttcctgctgctgctcacGGTGCCTCTGAGGCATTGCCTTCTGCCCCGGCTCTTCCAGGACAGGGAGCTGCAGGCG CTGGACTCGGAAGATGCTGAACCAAACTTCGATGAGGATGGCCAGGATGAGTACAATGAGCTGCACATGCCAGTGTGA